A stretch of Desulfobacter hydrogenophilus DNA encodes these proteins:
- a CDS encoding response regulator, protein MDTSIKILIVDDFATMRRILKNILKQLGFKNLVEADDGTTAWDVLESQKIDLIISDWNMPKMTGLELLKKVRTSTQYKTAPFLMVTAEAQKQNVIEAVQAGVSNYVVKPFTAEAISDKLKKILK, encoded by the coding sequence ATGGACACATCCATCAAGATTTTGATAGTTGACGATTTTGCGACCATGCGCCGTATTCTGAAGAATATTTTAAAACAGCTTGGTTTTAAAAATCTGGTGGAGGCCGATGACGGCACAACAGCTTGGGACGTCCTTGAAAGCCAGAAGATTGATCTGATTATTTCCGACTGGAACATGCCCAAGATGACGGGCCTTGAACTGCTCAAAAAGGTCCGGACCAGCACCCAGTACAAGACCGCACCTTTCCTGATGGTCACGGCAGAAGCCCAGAAACAAAACGTTATAGAAGCCGTACAAGCCGGTGTCTCCAATTACGTGGTCAAGCCGTTTACGGCAGAGGCTATTTCCGACAAACTCAAAAAAATTCTTAAGTAA
- a CDS encoding chemotaxis protein CheX — MAFVTVSAGKPYLKKDNIAVGDVTGVMGLTGVAQGTIAVTFEEKCILTVVSNMFGEKIDRLNGDIADAVGELTNMISGQARRELDEMGKMFNAAIPSVITGRRHTIRHYGNGPKIAIPFQTDGGEFTIEVCFDR; from the coding sequence ATGGCTTTTGTTACGGTTTCTGCGGGGAAACCCTATTTAAAAAAAGATAATATCGCCGTGGGTGATGTCACCGGTGTCATGGGACTGACCGGCGTCGCCCAGGGAACCATTGCCGTAACCTTTGAAGAGAAATGTATTTTAACAGTTGTTTCCAACATGTTCGGAGAAAAAATAGACAGGCTCAACGGTGATATCGCCGATGCCGTTGGGGAATTGACAAATATGATTTCCGGACAGGCCCGGCGGGAACTTGATGAAATGGGCAAGATGTTCAATGCTGCCATACCATCAGTGATCACTGGGAGAAGACATACAATCAGGCACTATGGGAATGGCCCTAAAATCGCGATCCCTTTCCAAACCGATGGTGGAGAATTTACAATTGAGGTGTGTTTTGATAGATAG
- a CDS encoding PilZ domain-containing protein, which translates to MSISDKDDRRKYSRVIFTTKIEIHMLDESGQNVQFTAHSKNLSQKGVFVKTDKRPSLDTACRVNVYLSGGIDDLKLKIQGRIVRHTNTGFGVEFESMDVDTYTHLKTLVLYNIEGSD; encoded by the coding sequence TTGAGCATTTCAGACAAAGACGATAGGCGAAAATATTCCAGGGTAATTTTTACAACCAAAATCGAAATCCATATGCTTGATGAGTCCGGACAAAACGTACAGTTTACGGCCCATTCAAAGAATCTGAGCCAGAAAGGCGTATTTGTCAAGACAGATAAGCGGCCTTCCTTGGATACGGCGTGCCGGGTGAATGTTTATCTGTCCGGAGGAATAGACGACCTCAAACTGAAAATTCAAGGACGAATCGTCAGACACACGAATACCGGATTCGGTGTAGAGTTCGAGTCCATGGACGTAGATACGTATACCCATCTGAAAACGTTGGTTTTGTACAATATTGAAGGCTCTGATTAG
- a CDS encoding HD domain-containing phosphohydrolase, which produces MNKDSIKILVVDDENDILDVTEGFFERKGYQVYTAGNGENALAIVNQKKIDCVFTDINMPVMDGLELAEQIRHIDNTLPVVVMTGYPSLENTIQTLKNGVVDYLIKPVNLEQMELTLRRILRERGLFIENLILKEEVERQERLHQLNNELIKKVEDVNTLNRVMEDFAAIDSSYEIFNKVVRLGVEELKADLVFFHVYSEQGSSLVLVDKADAKNKKCPASYSIDIPEQEKAFIIESLGSDHTPCLIADASGIPSMKEQVNSFMVAPLKIRDKIFGVVSAYIFQGPRSFGEKDIYYLNFITQKAASGIENIALYENIYENLFSTLFAFVTALEVRDLYTRKHSSRVARFAQIIAEEMGCTEEELDIINVAGSLHDIGKIGIRDDILLKPGRLTEDEYEKVKEHPAIGADIISKLGLWGREAKIIRHHHERFDGTGYPDGLKGGQIPKHARILSVADSYDAMASDRAYRKKKDKNVVIGIIIKNSGTQFDPDVVDVFLRVANQDLPDDF; this is translated from the coding sequence ATGAATAAGGATAGCATTAAAATCCTAGTGGTGGATGATGAAAACGACATTCTGGATGTCACCGAAGGATTTTTTGAAAGAAAAGGCTACCAGGTATATACCGCAGGAAACGGGGAAAACGCTCTGGCTATTGTCAACCAAAAAAAAATAGATTGCGTTTTCACCGATATAAATATGCCGGTGATGGACGGGCTCGAACTTGCCGAACAAATTCGCCATATTGACAATACACTGCCTGTTGTGGTGATGACCGGGTATCCTTCCCTTGAAAATACCATACAGACTCTGAAAAACGGCGTTGTGGATTACCTGATCAAGCCGGTGAACCTCGAACAGATGGAGTTGACCCTTCGCAGGATATTGCGAGAACGCGGACTTTTTATTGAAAATCTGATCCTTAAAGAAGAGGTGGAACGTCAGGAACGCTTGCATCAACTCAACAACGAACTGATCAAAAAGGTGGAGGATGTCAACACTTTAAACCGGGTCATGGAAGATTTTGCCGCCATTGATTCCAGTTACGAAATTTTTAACAAGGTTGTCCGATTAGGCGTCGAAGAACTCAAGGCGGACCTGGTCTTTTTCCATGTGTATTCAGAACAGGGCAGTTCCCTGGTCCTTGTGGACAAAGCCGATGCGAAAAATAAAAAATGCCCGGCATCCTATTCCATAGATATTCCTGAACAGGAAAAAGCATTTATTATAGAGTCGCTGGGAAGCGATCACACGCCCTGTCTCATCGCAGATGCGTCCGGAATCCCATCAATGAAAGAGCAGGTAAACTCCTTTATGGTTGCACCATTGAAAATCCGGGATAAAATTTTCGGTGTTGTGTCGGCTTATATTTTCCAAGGGCCGCGTTCTTTTGGAGAGAAGGATATTTACTATTTAAATTTTATCACCCAGAAAGCCGCCTCGGGAATTGAAAACATAGCTTTATATGAAAATATATATGAGAATCTGTTCTCCACCCTGTTTGCGTTTGTTACCGCACTTGAAGTCCGGGATCTTTATACCCGAAAACACTCCAGCAGAGTGGCCAGATTCGCCCAGATCATTGCCGAGGAAATGGGGTGTACTGAAGAAGAACTGGACATAATCAATGTGGCAGGCAGCCTTCATGATATCGGTAAAATAGGTATTAGGGATGATATCCTCTTAAAGCCCGGACGCCTTACCGAAGATGAATACGAAAAAGTAAAAGAGCATCCTGCCATCGGCGCTGATATTATAAGCAAACTGGGTCTGTGGGGTAGAGAAGCGAAGATTATCCGGCATCACCACGAACGTTTTGACGGCACGGGATATCCCGACGGCCTTAAAGGCGGACAGATTCCTAAGCATGCAAGGATATTATCGGTTGCCGACAGTTATGACGCGATGGCCTCGGACAGGGCCTACCGGAAAAAAAAAGATAAGAATGTCGTCATCGGCATTATAATTAAAAATTCAGGTACTCAATTTGACCCTGATGTGGTGGATGTTTTTCTGCGGGTGGCGAATCAGGACCTGCCGGATGACTTTTAG
- a CDS encoding Lrp/AsnC family transcriptional regulator: MDKTDLEILKILQKKARIPNVEVARTIGMAPSAVLERIKKLEAKKIIQGYEVRLNPDMFGCAMTAFVSIQVTRPSKIRETGEQLATIEQVQEVHYLAGGDTLMIKIKASGNMALEELIQTRIADVSSVKATKTFIALSTFKESAKIKLPDDV, from the coding sequence ATGGATAAAACTGACCTGGAAATTCTTAAAATCTTGCAGAAAAAAGCCAGAATCCCCAATGTTGAGGTTGCCAGAACCATTGGCATGGCACCTTCCGCAGTGCTTGAGCGGATTAAAAAGTTGGAGGCAAAAAAGATCATCCAGGGCTATGAGGTGCGCCTGAACCCGGATATGTTCGGCTGTGCCATGACCGCCTTTGTCAGCATCCAGGTGACCCGCCCGTCCAAGATTCGGGAAACCGGCGAACAGCTGGCAACCATTGAACAGGTCCAGGAAGTCCATTATCTGGCCGGTGGCGACACCTTGATGATTAAAATAAAGGCATCCGGCAACATGGCGCTGGAAGAACTGATACAAACCCGGATCGCCGATGTGAGCAGCGTAAAGGCGACCAAAACATTTATTGCGCTTTCCACGTTTAAGGAAAGCGCCAAGATTAAACTGCCGGATGACGTTTAA